A genomic window from Caldicellulosiruptor kronotskyensis 2002 includes:
- a CDS encoding DEAD/DEAH box helicase translates to MYPSLLDEFFQKNSQRFKDSIIFFKGFPTWVYKHLFQKNFSNLSGEYFLNSKGYIDVKKFFGYDKRKYTKEILGKSESIQILWGFYEELIYISTFLSLSLFGRKPLIVNNNLFNIYYPVDIELSDEEYSYLKQIQEKEESQPILHQSPLDIYYQFYADIKKNKDVTFVSYINKHIDEGFEEINFFDEIDFDYSIGIADKNTISVNDIQYQLVVNKIQNGEIFDEIKIQLEEEHNKKQISSFVSLCRKINQSVTIIKGNKFYNKEETANKYLYILKKYWGEESEFRELKFYKDPDKSLELETISQGHIISEIISQCEKAYNNDDSYNDIFITAPTGSGKSLLFQIPAIYLAEKKNAVTIIVSPLISLMRDQVESLKDNGVNFAETINSQVTYSEKEIIIQKLKDGEISIIYLSPEFLLSSPIETLIGNRKLGLFVIDEAHLVTTWGRDFRVDYWYLGDYIKKLRELLNMKFPVVCLTATAVYQGPDDMVLETVENLNLRKCKYYLGPAKRENIEFEIKYHKDLVGSHDRFKIERAKERIEEFLERKEKSVIYCPYTTHVESIYNELDAKYKHFVGKYYGDLDKLTKNDNQVEFKEGVKKIMICTKAFGMGVDVKDIVNIYHYAPTGNLADYVQEIGRAARNPKLVKGKAIIDFTPKDLRYIRTLYGLSAIRQYQLKEMMRKLCEIYDEKKVRNILVSPEAFSYIFSNESDLENKVKSGLMLISKDLYQKYQYPVLFVRPRGLFSHNYIHVPYSIVSDFEVIFGKYLTEIKIDNTRVIPSNDKLNGDTKIIDSGKVFEINLAKLWEEKYSNKTFAEFKREFFEGTLFEFSDKIAPRVRFRVVYKYDFDDIIKQMEYVMEKLVCIFDELKTGRGDKLFTSSDFLELFKKYLSDFNVNTYIANLILQLFLVNEEDKLDAFTYNATDFKFIQHEVDAKSGEKRYRVCSYKYRNIKSHCIRLLLGMKPDRSISSKIYEKYLPVSKGEWSKDNKDVSEFIKIASLLEIFKLASYEVFGGRNIELFIRINDPQKLKYLANNPRYTNSILSDIERRRKKSEQILTEFFSKQIDNKTRWDIIELYFLGKMDEVENLLSQYKSEI, encoded by the coding sequence ATGTATCCGTCTTTGTTAGATGAGTTTTTTCAGAAAAACAGCCAGAGATTTAAAGATTCTATTATTTTCTTCAAAGGTTTTCCAACATGGGTTTATAAACATTTGTTTCAAAAGAATTTTTCAAATTTATCAGGAGAATACTTTTTGAACTCGAAAGGTTACATAGATGTAAAAAAATTTTTTGGCTATGACAAGAGAAAGTACACAAAGGAAATTTTAGGTAAAAGTGAAAGTATACAAATTTTATGGGGTTTTTACGAGGAACTCATTTATATTTCTACATTTTTGAGCCTTTCTCTATTTGGCAGAAAACCGCTTATTGTTAATAATAATCTTTTTAATATCTATTATCCAGTAGATATTGAATTGAGTGATGAAGAATATAGTTATTTGAAGCAAATACAAGAGAAAGAAGAAAGTCAACCTATTTTGCATCAAAGTCCTTTAGATATTTATTACCAATTCTATGCGGACATAAAAAAGAATAAAGATGTAACATTTGTTTCATATATTAATAAACATATAGATGAAGGATTTGAAGAAATAAATTTTTTTGATGAGATAGATTTTGATTATTCTATAGGAATTGCAGACAAGAATACTATAAGTGTTAATGATATTCAATATCAATTAGTAGTTAATAAAATTCAAAATGGTGAAATATTTGACGAGATTAAAATACAGTTAGAAGAAGAACATAATAAAAAACAGATTTCATCTTTTGTAAGTCTTTGTAGAAAGATAAATCAATCCGTAACTATAATTAAAGGGAATAAATTTTATAACAAAGAAGAGACTGCAAATAAATATCTTTATATTCTAAAAAAATATTGGGGAGAAGAAAGTGAATTTCGAGAATTAAAATTTTATAAAGATCCTGATAAAAGCCTTGAACTTGAAACAATAAGTCAAGGGCATATAATTTCGGAAATAATAAGCCAATGCGAAAAAGCTTATAATAATGATGATTCGTATAATGATATTTTTATTACAGCTCCAACTGGTTCAGGTAAATCATTGTTGTTCCAAATCCCAGCTATTTATTTAGCAGAAAAAAAGAATGCAGTCACGATTATTGTGTCTCCACTTATTTCATTAATGAGAGACCAAGTTGAAAGTTTGAAAGATAATGGTGTTAATTTTGCAGAAACAATAAATTCTCAAGTAACTTATAGTGAAAAAGAAATTATTATTCAAAAGTTAAAAGATGGTGAAATCTCAATAATATATCTTTCCCCAGAATTTTTACTTTCTTCACCAATTGAAACGTTAATAGGAAATAGAAAACTTGGTTTGTTTGTGATTGATGAGGCTCATTTAGTTACTACATGGGGCAGAGATTTTAGAGTGGATTATTGGTATTTAGGAGACTATATTAAAAAACTTAGAGAATTACTTAATATGAAATTTCCTGTAGTGTGCTTAACAGCTACTGCTGTATATCAAGGACCAGATGACATGGTCTTAGAGACCGTTGAAAATCTCAATTTGAGAAAGTGTAAATATTATTTAGGACCTGCTAAGAGGGAGAATATTGAGTTTGAGATAAAATATCATAAGGATTTAGTTGGATCACATGATAGGTTTAAAATAGAAAGGGCTAAAGAGAGAATAGAGGAATTTTTAGAACGTAAAGAGAAATCAGTGATATATTGTCCTTATACTACACATGTTGAGAGCATTTATAATGAACTTGATGCTAAATATAAACATTTTGTTGGAAAATATTATGGAGACTTAGACAAGCTTACAAAGAATGATAATCAAGTGGAATTCAAAGAAGGCGTAAAAAAGATTATGATTTGCACAAAAGCTTTTGGTATGGGTGTCGATGTAAAGGACATAGTGAATATATATCACTATGCTCCAACAGGCAATTTAGCTGATTATGTGCAAGAAATTGGTAGAGCAGCAAGAAATCCAAAATTAGTTAAAGGAAAAGCAATAATTGATTTCACTCCCAAGGATCTTCGCTATATAAGGACATTATATGGTTTATCTGCTATAAGACAATATCAATTGAAAGAGATGATGAGAAAACTCTGTGAAATTTATGATGAAAAGAAGGTTAGAAATATACTTGTTTCACCTGAGGCATTTTCGTATATTTTTTCAAATGAAAGTGACTTAGAAAATAAAGTTAAAAGTGGACTAATGCTTATATCAAAGGATTTATATCAAAAATATCAATATCCAGTATTGTTTGTAAGACCACGTGGATTATTCTCACATAATTATATTCATGTCCCATATTCAATTGTAAGTGATTTTGAAGTCATATTCGGCAAATATTTAACTGAAATAAAAATTGATAATACAAGAGTGATTCCTTCTAATGATAAATTAAATGGAGACACCAAAATTATAGATTCAGGGAAAGTCTTTGAAATAAATTTAGCTAAGTTGTGGGAAGAAAAATATTCTAATAAGACATTTGCTGAGTTCAAACGAGAATTTTTTGAAGGGACGTTATTCGAGTTCAGTGATAAAATAGCACCAAGAGTTAGGTTTAGAGTCGTATATAAATATGATTTTGATGATATCATAAAGCAAATGGAATATGTAATGGAAAAATTAGTTTGTATATTTGATGAACTGAAAACAGGGCGTGGGGATAAATTATTTACGTCAAGTGATTTTTTAGAACTATTTAAAAAGTATTTGAGTGATTTCAATGTTAACACATATATTGCTAATCTGATTCTACAATTATTTTTAGTAAATGAAGAAGATAAATTAGATGCTTTTACTTATAATGCAACTGATTTTAAGTTTATTCAGCATGAGGTAGATGCAAAAAGCGGAGAGAAAAGATATAGGGTATGTAGTTATAAATATCGTAACATAAAAAGTCATTGTATAAGATTACTTCTCGGAATGAAACCTGATAGATCTATAAGTTCAAAAATTTATGAAAAGTATTTACCAGTCTCAAAAGGTGAATGGTCAAAAGATAACAAAGATGTGTCGGAGTTTATTAAAATTGCATCCCTATTAGAAATATTCAAGCTTGCGAGCTATGAAGTTTTTGGTGGCAGGAATATTGAACTCTTCATAAGAATAAATGATCCTCAGAAACTGAAATATTTAGCTAATAATCCAAGGTATACTAATAGCATTTTGAGTGATATCGAAAGAAGAAGAAAGAAATCTGAGCAAATATTGACTGAATTCTTTTCTAAGCAAATAGATAATAAGACAAGGTGGGATATTATAGAGTTATACTTTTTAGGAAAGATGGATGAAGTAGAAAATCTTTTAAGTCAATATAAGTCTGAAATTTAG
- a CDS encoding UvrD-helicase domain-containing protein, with amino-acid sequence MQEAINKPYFARLDLSNYNLNTIYIGDRALPEVDKKIVDWREPVCQVYYLQNRVLFEKYGVELIRKFDIYQGSFCGYYDSYIRGIDILRDKHEIVDEFLLGIIKKQRENPVIHDIIQTIQDIQYKIISEKSNKNIIVLGCAGSGKTMVLVHRLSYLLYNNKDLSNSKIKIITPNKNLNVELDQLAQKLELSNIPRYTLEEYWLDLIRRYCKLHRIYKIPSLESLKYDVDMLEDDDNIDPNVRDEIRKIDFSSEYRKFEENEYDLIVLRDVVRKFVSEKEIINCRDRREFLNYFQSKFSELIEAIEIPKKLYNENKKFNLVSEFKKRALRLNRTEMEFLNDIDIALRKLTELKENGKIAGNGSVIESIISKLNIVEELIISKTIYSNLDKISFTFEEENFLNENAYFGMKHVKEEVYKDRKGNRTFILLSPFSYFKQELIDKKRAFDEIQTVFETFKKYMVDTLNYEEKEITLSQVEDFIIDFYNLNAIVLSLADFLEGKELSYFTFIWKCFIEQIKNKYKIPLEKKYQFELYALLEVLYHKFGELPEADKYLFIDEAQDLLAKEIMLTAKVNGMPFINAFGDKLQKTRLINQEYFFENLDGNNYDIYELDVNYRNSKQITEYINKRCSLSMKSIGLDGVVEVIEFSKLSTLAFHDLLKRMNSRRKVLILKDLNALEKLKNKVNINMEEVNVIFDSRRSFSENKLNILNIKSAKGLEFPEVIVFDYNLQLNELYIACSRALEKLIVIEYR; translated from the coding sequence TTGCAGGAGGCCATTAATAAACCTTATTTTGCACGATTAGATTTATCAAATTATAATTTAAACACCATATATATTGGAGACAGAGCTTTACCTGAGGTGGACAAGAAAATTGTAGATTGGAGAGAACCCGTTTGCCAGGTTTATTATTTACAAAACCGTGTTCTTTTTGAAAAATATGGAGTGGAGTTAATAAGAAAATTTGATATCTACCAAGGGAGTTTTTGTGGTTATTATGATAGCTATATTAGAGGGATAGACATACTGAGAGACAAGCATGAGATTGTTGATGAATTTTTACTTGGTATCATAAAAAAGCAAAGAGAGAATCCTGTAATTCATGATATAATTCAGACTATTCAAGATATCCAGTACAAGATTATCAGCGAAAAATCGAATAAAAATATTATTGTATTAGGTTGTGCTGGTTCAGGAAAAACAATGGTTTTAGTTCACCGATTGTCTTATCTGCTTTATAATAATAAAGATCTGTCAAATTCAAAAATTAAAATTATTACACCAAACAAAAATCTCAACGTAGAACTAGATCAACTTGCTCAGAAGTTGGAATTATCTAATATACCACGCTATACATTGGAAGAGTATTGGCTTGACTTGATTAGAAGATACTGTAAGTTACATAGAATCTATAAAATTCCTTCTTTAGAGTCTCTCAAATATGATGTAGATATGCTGGAAGATGATGATAATATAGATCCAAATGTGAGAGATGAAATAAGAAAAATAGATTTTTCATCCGAGTACAGAAAATTTGAAGAAAATGAGTACGACTTAATTGTTTTACGGGATGTAGTAAGGAAATTTGTTTCCGAGAAAGAAATTATTAATTGTAGAGACAGAAGAGAGTTTTTAAACTATTTTCAAAGCAAGTTTTCAGAATTAATCGAAGCAATTGAAATACCGAAAAAGCTATATAATGAGAATAAAAAATTTAACTTGGTTAGCGAATTCAAAAAAAGAGCACTGAGGTTAAACAGAACAGAAATGGAATTTTTAAATGATATTGATATAGCCTTAAGGAAACTGACGGAGTTAAAAGAGAATGGAAAAATAGCAGGTAATGGAAGTGTGATTGAGAGTATAATTTCTAAATTAAATATTGTAGAAGAACTTATCATATCTAAAACAATATACTCTAATCTTGACAAAATAAGCTTTACATTTGAGGAAGAAAATTTCCTTAACGAAAATGCTTATTTTGGCATGAAACATGTGAAAGAAGAGGTTTACAAGGATAGAAAAGGTAATAGAACCTTTATACTGCTATCGCCGTTTAGCTATTTTAAGCAGGAACTTATAGATAAAAAGCGTGCTTTTGATGAGATTCAAACAGTATTTGAGACATTTAAAAAGTACATGGTAGATACATTGAATTATGAAGAAAAAGAAATAACTCTTAGTCAAGTGGAGGATTTCATTATAGATTTTTACAATTTAAATGCTATTGTATTGTCCTTAGCTGATTTTTTAGAGGGCAAAGAATTGAGTTATTTTACATTTATATGGAAATGTTTTATTGAGCAAATTAAGAACAAATACAAAATCCCCTTGGAGAAAAAGTATCAATTTGAATTGTATGCCCTATTGGAAGTTTTGTATCACAAATTTGGTGAACTACCTGAAGCAGACAAATATCTTTTTATCGACGAAGCCCAGGATTTATTGGCAAAAGAGATTATGCTGACAGCAAAAGTCAATGGTATGCCATTTATCAATGCGTTTGGAGACAAATTGCAAAAGACACGATTAATAAACCAGGAATACTTTTTTGAGAATTTAGATGGAAACAATTATGATATTTATGAGCTGGATGTAAACTACAGAAATAGCAAGCAGATTACAGAGTATATCAATAAAAGATGTTCTTTAAGTATGAAGTCTATTGGGTTAGATGGAGTTGTTGAAGTAATTGAGTTTTCTAAGTTGAGCACTTTAGCTTTTCATGATCTTCTTAAAAGAATGAATAGCAGAAGAAAAGTTTTGATCTTAAAAGATTTAAATGCATTAGAGAAACTCAAAAATAAAGTGAACATTAATATGGAAGAAGTCAATGTTATATTCGATTCCCGCAGAAGTTTTTCAGAAAACAAGCTGAATATCTTAAATATAAAAAGTGCAAAAGGTTTAGAATTTCCTGAAGTAATAGTTTTTGACTATAACCTTCAACTGAATGAGTTGTATATTGCTTGTTCTCGAGCCTTGGAAAAATTAATTGTAATTGAGTATAGATAA
- a CDS encoding DUF499 domain-containing protein, which produces MKTLFDLCKPREDVFTTRSSEDVQEISDLLSDKINPEKFFEQTYITNGMRRLFDVAFKRFSGIDDEQGVIVLRQAMGGGKTHNMIALGLLVKYPELRKKILGENHPYMYTGRIRLAVFTGRWTNSIPWVEIANQLGKQEVLNKSLQNHMFAPGDREWTELLAGDPLLILLDELPLYLEYVQSIPVGESNFGKVVSIGLSNLFNSIQKKELSNVMVVVADLQAAYEQGGKLLQSALATELDKEATRVASSIQPVDMVTNDVYCILRKRFFKECPQNPENDPNVEEIARAYKEVIEEGNKKGQTTVEPERIYTEIKRTYPFHPAIMELVSRFRENVNFQQTRGLIRLMRHYIRYLYREEGALAKQKYLIEPYDFDLSDYNTREEITNIKQSLENAVMHDVYSTAHITTAKAIDQKYNTNLASEVAKLILLSSLSEITKSPLGLTTSELFAYMSSPNKDLSSLANIIEEFKQNSLHTRIDANDRIYLTPMENVIARMRKFKSMYTLDEAEAVLERLLYEYFSPRNLNCYQKVYQKIIALPNDISKINVDMNSVILVISKPYDSKGSLNPALEGFWQNQTYKNRLLFLTGSTTMYNTLLERIREYMCWENVLNELRKEGVPETDTEYQRAENEQSKMKTAVLEVLRETFNKIYYPQRPYTKQNAELIPEDLKYLPASENSDSQGAKGIDGVRALLGNNRDGEIVIQKVLLNKKYIEVNDIDEFREKVENLLFTRESMSWNEIIERAARDARWFWHPPEALENLKCEMLSKGLWKESGGLILRGEVAKDKTTVKVHFVSPDFDTGEVVLKLIPMFGDVVHYEEGDKEVSENSPVVPNVNEFRTKVVKLSFLCIDSTGYHPKGDVVKYVCPILIDDNVRFTDQEGRAHIKVRTAPQAIVKYTTDGTNPRYDGKIAENGDIVIPDDAKVIIVVAEKDGVFSEQKNIPVKRDVTGNIVIKQIELDYTKHVRLKLLNKKKILIYGLEELKREIELLKNCNGKLVNYSIDVYKDDDNYIVLTCKKPQGTNPEEVFTLIEKVKSDFYNEGIQNVIGVITELLFEDAKDFEEWIKQKGKTLNDFKEAITQNE; this is translated from the coding sequence ATGAAAACTCTCTTCGATCTTTGTAAACCAAGAGAAGATGTATTTACCACAAGAAGCTCAGAAGATGTTCAGGAAATCTCGGACCTTCTTTCTGACAAAATCAACCCGGAAAAGTTTTTCGAACAAACGTACATAACAAACGGTATGAGAAGATTATTTGATGTTGCGTTCAAAAGATTTAGTGGAATTGACGATGAACAAGGTGTAATTGTTCTGCGACAGGCAATGGGTGGCGGCAAGACCCATAATATGATTGCACTGGGTCTTTTGGTAAAATACCCTGAACTCAGAAAAAAGATTTTGGGCGAAAATCACCCATATATGTACACAGGCAGAATAAGACTTGCAGTATTTACTGGGCGGTGGACAAATTCTATTCCGTGGGTAGAGATTGCCAATCAACTGGGCAAGCAGGAGGTTTTGAACAAGTCTCTTCAGAACCATATGTTTGCACCGGGTGATAGAGAGTGGACTGAGCTTCTTGCAGGAGATCCGCTTTTGATATTGCTTGATGAGCTTCCGTTATATCTTGAGTATGTCCAGAGTATCCCGGTTGGTGAGAGCAACTTTGGAAAGGTTGTTTCAATTGGGCTTTCGAATCTTTTTAATAGCATTCAGAAAAAAGAACTTTCAAACGTAATGGTAGTTGTTGCAGACCTTCAGGCAGCGTATGAACAAGGTGGGAAGCTTTTACAAAGTGCTTTAGCAACAGAACTTGACAAAGAAGCAACCCGTGTTGCCTCTTCTATCCAGCCGGTTGATATGGTTACAAATGATGTGTACTGTATTTTGAGAAAGAGGTTTTTCAAGGAGTGTCCACAAAACCCTGAAAATGACCCAAATGTAGAAGAGATTGCAAGAGCCTACAAAGAGGTTATTGAAGAGGGTAATAAAAAAGGACAGACTACAGTTGAGCCTGAGAGAATTTACACTGAGATAAAGAGGACATATCCGTTTCATCCTGCAATAATGGAGCTTGTTAGCAGGTTCAGAGAAAATGTCAATTTTCAGCAAACACGAGGACTTATTCGTCTTATGAGGCATTACATAAGATACCTTTATCGTGAAGAAGGAGCACTTGCAAAGCAGAAGTATCTAATTGAACCATACGACTTTGACCTGAGCGATTACAATACACGCGAAGAGATTACAAACATAAAGCAGAGTTTAGAAAATGCTGTTATGCACGATGTTTATTCAACAGCTCATATTACAACTGCAAAGGCTATTGACCAAAAGTACAATACTAACTTAGCAAGTGAAGTTGCAAAACTGATTTTGCTGTCTTCGCTGTCTGAAATTACAAAATCTCCGTTAGGTCTTACAACAAGTGAGCTTTTTGCATATATGAGCTCTCCAAACAAAGATTTAAGCAGTCTTGCGAACATAATTGAAGAATTTAAGCAAAATTCATTGCATACAAGAATAGATGCAAATGATAGAATATATCTCACGCCAATGGAAAATGTAATTGCGCGTATGAGAAAGTTCAAAAGTATGTATACATTAGATGAAGCGGAGGCAGTGTTAGAGAGGCTTCTTTATGAGTATTTCTCACCAAGGAATCTAAACTGCTATCAAAAGGTGTACCAGAAAATCATCGCCTTACCAAATGATATATCCAAAATCAATGTGGATATGAATAGTGTAATATTGGTTATTTCAAAGCCTTATGACTCAAAAGGTTCTCTTAACCCTGCGTTAGAAGGTTTTTGGCAAAATCAAACATACAAAAATAGACTTCTCTTTTTGACAGGCTCTACTACCATGTATAATACGCTTTTAGAGAGAATAAGAGAGTATATGTGTTGGGAAAACGTGCTAAATGAGCTCAGAAAAGAGGGTGTTCCAGAGACTGACACAGAATATCAACGAGCAGAAAATGAACAGAGCAAGATGAAAACTGCGGTTTTAGAAGTCTTGAGAGAGACTTTTAACAAGATTTACTATCCACAGAGGCCATATACTAAACAAAACGCTGAACTTATTCCTGAAGATTTAAAATATCTGCCAGCGAGTGAAAATAGTGATTCTCAAGGTGCAAAAGGGATAGACGGAGTTAGAGCTCTTCTTGGCAACAATCGAGATGGAGAGATTGTCATTCAAAAAGTGTTGCTTAACAAAAAGTATATAGAAGTAAATGACATTGATGAATTTCGCGAAAAGGTAGAAAATCTTTTGTTCACAAGAGAATCAATGAGCTGGAACGAGATTATTGAAAGAGCAGCGCGAGATGCAAGGTGGTTCTGGCATCCACCAGAGGCCCTGGAGAATTTAAAGTGCGAGATGCTTTCGAAAGGCCTGTGGAAAGAAAGTGGAGGGCTTATTTTAAGAGGTGAGGTAGCAAAGGACAAAACAACAGTAAAAGTTCATTTTGTATCTCCTGACTTTGACACAGGTGAAGTAGTTTTAAAACTCATACCAATGTTTGGTGATGTTGTACATTATGAAGAAGGTGATAAGGAAGTATCAGAGAACTCACCGGTTGTGCCAAATGTCAATGAGTTCAGGACAAAAGTAGTAAAGCTTAGTTTTCTTTGCATTGATTCCACAGGGTATCATCCAAAAGGTGATGTTGTAAAATACGTGTGCCCGATTTTAATTGATGATAATGTGAGGTTTACTGACCAAGAAGGAAGAGCTCATATAAAAGTTCGAACAGCACCACAGGCTATTGTGAAATATACAACGGATGGTACAAACCCGCGCTATGATGGGAAAATTGCTGAAAATGGTGATATTGTAATACCAGATGATGCAAAGGTTATTATTGTAGTTGCAGAAAAAGATGGCGTTTTTTCAGAGCAAAAGAATATTCCTGTGAAAAGAGATGTTACAGGAAATATAGTAATTAAGCAAATTGAACTTGATTATACAAAACATGTAAGATTAAAACTTTTAAATAAGAAGAAAATTCTAATTTATGGTTTAGAAGAACTTAAAAGAGAGATTGAACTTTTAAAAAATTGTAATGGGAAACTTGTCAATTACTCAATCGATGTATATAAAGATGATGATAACTATATTGTGCTAACATGCAAAAAACCACAAGGTACAAATCCTGAAGAAGTGTTTACACTTATTGAAAAAGTTAAGTCTGATTTTTATAACGAAGGTATTCAAAATGTCATAGGAGTTATTACAGAGCTCTTATTTGAAGATGCAAAAGACTTTGAAGAATGGATAAAGCAAAAAGGCAAGACGCTTAATGACTTCAAGGAGGCAATAACACAGAATGAGTAA
- a CDS encoding DUF3780 domain-containing protein, which translates to MSKSKKKDAAASIGFGYVPSETQHHFMVVIPQGKNETVKVYERFIWQEGKEVQDIDENSPLHNQLKVIVPKWLWQIVAPYIAQEFNFRLEKEGFKKSKWKVGQNPVHRLLGKELVVLLWALEDCTDDSQVPVAIVNWQGLRPEERWWLYGVTNAATGRVNDRKGWRMALKYALLDNPVSQKQIKQLDFESIKEQKVIYEE; encoded by the coding sequence ATGAGTAAATCTAAAAAGAAAGACGCTGCAGCCTCAATTGGCTTTGGATATGTACCATCTGAGACGCAACACCATTTTATGGTGGTAATTCCTCAAGGGAAGAACGAAACAGTAAAGGTGTATGAAAGATTTATATGGCAAGAGGGGAAGGAAGTACAAGATATTGATGAGAACAGTCCTCTTCACAACCAGCTCAAAGTAATTGTTCCTAAATGGCTGTGGCAAATAGTTGCACCGTATATTGCACAGGAGTTCAATTTTCGTCTTGAAAAGGAGGGTTTTAAGAAATCTAAGTGGAAAGTTGGGCAAAATCCCGTTCACAGACTTTTGGGGAAAGAACTTGTGGTTTTGCTCTGGGCACTGGAAGATTGCACTGATGATTCGCAGGTGCCTGTTGCAATTGTCAACTGGCAGGGCTTGCGACCAGAAGAGAGATGGTGGTTGTATGGTGTTACAAATGCTGCAACAGGCAGGGTAAATGACAGAAAAGGTTGGAGAATGGCACTAAAATATGCTTTGCTTGATAATCCAGTAAGTCAAAAACAAATTAAACAGCTTGACTTTGAAAGCATCAAAGAACAAAAAGTTATATATGAAGAGTAA